The Phaeocystidibacter marisrubri DNA segment ATGATCCAAAACTTAATATGGGCTACCGCTTACAACGCCTTCGCCATTCCCCTCGCCGCAGGTGTTTTGTACAGCACAGGCTTTATGCTCAGCCCAGCTGTAGGAGCTATATTCATGAGTTTAAGTACCGTCATTGTAGCTGTAAATGCACAGCTATTGAAGTTGGAAGGGACCTGATCTTCTTTCATCCGTCATCCACCACCCGTCCCTTGAATAGCCACGCGAAAGGATTCGCGCGGCAAAGGGGAGCTGCAGGTTGTCATCCGTCACCCGTCACCCAACACCCGTCATCCATCACCCGTCACCCGTCACCCAACATCAAGCCCCACTTAATCCCCAAAAATTCTATATTTATAATCACCTACATTTCAACCTTATGAGATCATTTTACCAAACCCTCTGTTTTCTTTTGGTTTCGAGTATGTCTGCGTTCGGGACCACCTATTATTTAAGTCCAGCTGGAGCTGCTTTGAACAACGTCAATAACTGGTGGACCGTCAGTGGAGGAACGGGCTCTCATCCCGCTAACTTTACGAGTGCATCTGACGTTTGGGATTTGGATAATAACAATGGAAATGTTCCTTCATCTAACACCTGGACCGTTCCAGGAACGATCACGTGTTCCAATGGCACGGCTGTCATCACCATCAATAGCTCGGCACAAATATCCTTAGGTGGTAATTTTACAAATGTGGCCAATATTGCAGTTGTTGGAACAGGTACCTTAACACTGACCAGTTCTGCTCAAAATATACCAATCTGTAGTGTGGGAATTCTACAAATTGCCGGAACGGGTACAGCCTATGCAGAGGCCAATTTGAACGTGAACACTTTGGTTTTCTCTGGAACCAATCAATTGGACATGAGAACGCATTCTCTAACTGTCGGTCTTGTAACGGGCGGAGGTACGCATGCCATCTACACGCAAAACACTGGAGCTACTCCGATCTCAGCGATAACCTACCCTGCAGATGTCCTGGTTGATTTTAATGCAGGCACCACACAGACCATCCCCGCCAATACCGCATTCGATGGAAGTCTAACTATCAGTTCATCTACCATCACCGCACTAAGTAACATCAGTGTCGATGGGACATTAACTTTATCGGGCGATGCCATTTTAGACATGGACACCTACCAAGTTACAGGTTCGGGAACCATTAGCGGAATGGGGACATCTACCTTCCTAACGGGGAACACCTCCACGGCTCCTTATCCCGACAATTGCTCGTTCTACAACTTGCAATTTGATGGAGCATCCGACCAATCCATCCCGGCAGGGACAACTGTTTCTAACACCATTGGATTTACAGCCAACCAAACAGTAACGGCATTGGGGAACCTAAGTGTTGGTGGATCTCTAGGATTTTTAGGCAACGCTTCATTAGACATGGACACCTATCAGCTTACAGGTGCAATTTCTACGGTCTCTTTTTCTGGGACCCACACCTTTCGTACGGCCTATACAGGAGCAGGACTGCCTTTCCCTGCCGACCTCAACTTCACTCTTTCCAGTTTTACCGTTGAGTTTTACGCCGCGGGAGATCAAACCATTCCCGGCGGCACATCAGGCGCATCAACTATTTACAATCTGAGTCTCACGGGGTCAGGAGTGAAAACACTCGACAACAATCATCAATTGACGATTGGCAGCTCTGGAGGAACCCTTAACATCGAACCAGGTGTTGGATTTGCTTCAACATCGGGAACTACCGTGACGTTTAACGGCTCCACAATCACGATGAACGCGGATGCTCTGGAACAGGGGCACATGAAATTAGAAGGCACTGTGAGCACCTCAAACTCTCCTTCTTTTGTTCGAGAAATATACCTCTCTGCCTCTACTCCAAAGTACTACAACATCAGTACAGGGGTATCAGGATCTTCACTCAACACCTTGCCAGAATCTGGCGCTACCATTGTTGCAAATAGCGGAAGCACAGGGTCTGTTTGGTATTGGA contains these protein-coding regions:
- a CDS encoding T9SS type A sorting domain-containing protein, producing the protein MRSFYQTLCFLLVSSMSAFGTTYYLSPAGAALNNVNNWWTVSGGTGSHPANFTSASDVWDLDNNNGNVPSSNTWTVPGTITCSNGTAVITINSSAQISLGGNFTNVANIAVVGTGTLTLTSSAQNIPICSVGILQIAGTGTAYAEANLNVNTLVFSGTNQLDMRTHSLTVGLVTGGGTHAIYTQNTGATPISAITYPADVLVDFNAGTTQTIPANTAFDGSLTISSSTITALSNISVDGTLTLSGDAILDMDTYQVTGSGTISGMGTSTFLTGNTSTAPYPDNCSFYNLQFDGASDQSIPAGTTVSNTIGFTANQTVTALGNLSVGGSLGFLGNASLDMDTYQLTGAISTVSFSGTHTFRTAYTGAGLPFPADLNFTLSSFTVEFYAAGDQTIPGGTSGASTIYNLSLTGSGVKTLDNNHQLTIGSSGGTLNIEPGVGFASTSGTTVTFNGSTITMNADALEQGHMKLEGTVSTSNSPSFVREIYLSASTPKYYNISTGVSGSSLNTLPESGATIVANSGSTGSVWYWNSVNSKWTAPANITDAVDPTVGYTIYAGTANGTDFLRSTDGTIAAEGTGIVTTDQSITLNYHDGTNGDDLFSGGATGYGWNLVANPFTATYDWTGQALPSNTNNIIYIWGGTTYSAWNGSVGVAGGSELIPPAQAFWIQTTATPDADLTLSYSQTDASQSTPVLKSNPEYIKLNLWDDNGEMTDEIAIQFDPSATAGYDRNMDAHKLPSTLGHPYAFVALANKQMSICAASTSTTDFPVHLKPNNGSGVYTFTLQGNQLSSFTDAILEDKTNGQYTQLMRGGSYSFTVNQNDPEDRFVLHFNNNSVGLDDYSNTPLTVGLSGNQLILFNQNAIEGSRVAGDILDLHGRLITQFDVETHSDRNVIPLPSLSAGVYMVRMTLNHETWTERIVVY